One window of Chamaesiphon minutus PCC 6605 genomic DNA carries:
- a CDS encoding tyrosine-type recombinase/integrase, producing MKVTIENLEGRLRLRWACPETGKRKNLALGVDDSTTERAFASTTKDRIENDAKHGFYDASLLKYRPLTIGKNASEITTVELFDRFTQHQFKHEGLAKSSIKSRYEPVKRMLEKYLNIQAAAVDRRRAVSFADVCANTLTPGTAKARIMLLKSAWEWGKGRYQLAEDNPWVGIATRFKSIPVQPVAAFNRDEAQKIIEGFRTNRYYSHYADFVAFRLGMGTRGGEASALKWKHISSDFDSVWIGKSFSRGVTGSTKTKKARTINLSPSVSTMLQARRDRLKPVSDDELVFPSPEGLPIDDRNFCRRAWKTVLAEVGVPYRRPYTTRKTAITLSLKSGASYIEVAAAAGHDHQTMHKYYSDVIQEGSVFVSLE from the coding sequence ATGAAAGTTACGATCGAGAACCTTGAAGGTAGACTACGACTGCGATGGGCTTGTCCAGAGACGGGCAAACGAAAAAACTTGGCTTTGGGTGTGGATGACTCAACGACTGAGAGAGCTTTCGCATCCACAACTAAAGATCGGATCGAGAACGATGCTAAACACGGTTTCTACGATGCCAGTCTTCTGAAATACCGACCTTTGACCATCGGTAAGAATGCCAGTGAGATAACCACAGTCGAGTTATTTGACCGATTCACCCAGCACCAATTCAAACATGAGGGATTAGCCAAATCCTCGATTAAGTCGCGCTATGAGCCAGTCAAGCGGATGTTAGAGAAATATCTGAACATTCAGGCGGCGGCTGTCGATAGGCGACGGGCGGTAAGTTTTGCGGATGTTTGCGCCAATACTCTAACCCCTGGTACTGCCAAAGCCCGAATCATGCTACTCAAATCGGCGTGGGAGTGGGGAAAGGGACGATATCAATTAGCTGAAGATAACCCGTGGGTGGGGATTGCGACGCGGTTTAAATCGATACCAGTCCAACCAGTAGCCGCATTCAATAGGGATGAAGCACAGAAGATTATCGAGGGGTTCAGGACTAATCGGTACTACTCCCACTATGCCGATTTTGTAGCGTTCAGGCTGGGGATGGGCACTAGGGGCGGGGAAGCTTCAGCACTCAAATGGAAACACATATCTTCTGATTTCGATTCGGTCTGGATTGGGAAATCTTTCTCGCGGGGAGTCACTGGCAGTACCAAAACCAAGAAGGCGAGAACTATTAACCTCAGTCCGTCTGTTTCTACCATGCTCCAAGCTAGACGCGATCGACTAAAACCAGTTTCTGATGATGAGTTAGTTTTCCCAAGTCCAGAAGGTTTACCGATCGACGATCGTAATTTTTGCCGAAGGGCATGGAAGACAGTTCTAGCTGAAGTTGGGGTACCCTATCGAAGACCATACACAACCAGAAAGACCGCTATCACCCTCAGTTTGAAGAGTGGAGCTTCATATATCGAAGTTGCGGCGGCGGCTGGTCACGACCATCAAACCATGCACAAATACTACTCAGACGTGATTCAGGAGGGAAGTGTATTTGTGTCGCTTGAATAA
- a CDS encoding transposase yields the protein MPRLSAALITLNEVEQAELQQLLKRKKTPQQIALRAKIIVLAAQGKSHGEIAETLEISNVYEQAPQRALTGEVTLSLDEMTGIQALERTMPNIPMKPGQCERVEFEYTRHGTQSLIASFDVATGRIALASVGATRTEADFAEHVTRSLAQYPTAAKYHLVMDCLNTHQSETLVRLVAGLETTPQELGVKGQSGILKSMETRAQFLADPNHRLVIHYTPKHCSWMNQIEIWFGILVRKLLRRGSFTSTNHLKARIHEFVDYFNITMAKPFKWTYKGKPLTS from the coding sequence ATGCCAAGATTATCCGCTGCCCTAATTACACTCAATGAAGTAGAACAAGCCGAACTACAACAACTACTCAAGCGCAAGAAAACGCCACAACAAATCGCACTCCGAGCCAAAATCATCGTCTTGGCAGCCCAAGGGAAAAGTCACGGTGAGATTGCTGAGACATTAGAAATTAGCAATGTCTACGAACAAGCACCCCAACGTGCGCTGACAGGAGAAGTCACCCTCAGCCTGGACGAAATGACTGGGATTCAAGCACTGGAGAGAACTATGCCAAATATTCCGATGAAACCAGGACAGTGCGAACGTGTAGAGTTTGAATATACTCGACACGGAACTCAATCATTAATTGCCAGTTTCGATGTGGCAACTGGTCGAATTGCGTTGGCCAGTGTGGGCGCAACTCGAACCGAAGCTGATTTCGCCGAGCATGTCACCCGTTCCTTAGCACAATATCCCACTGCCGCAAAATACCATTTGGTCATGGATTGTCTCAATACCCATCAATCCGAGACGCTGGTTAGGCTGGTGGCCGGATTAGAGACAACTCCACAGGAGCTGGGTGTTAAAGGTCAGTCGGGGATTTTGAAGTCAATGGAGACGCGAGCGCAATTTTTAGCCGACCCAAACCATCGGCTAGTGATTCATTACACGCCCAAACATTGTTCTTGGATGAATCAGATTGAGATCTGGTTTGGGATTCTAGTACGGAAATTGTTACGACGCGGTAGCTTTACCAGTACAAATCACTTGAAAGCCCGGATCCATGAGTTTGTGGACTACTTTAACATTACGATGGCCAAACCCTTCAAATGGACTTACAAGGGTAAACCTCTAACCTCTTAG
- a CDS encoding PCP reductase family protein, whose amino-acid sequence MSNHICWTAEAEAKLKEIPFFVRPAARNKIEKFAQEQGALEINIEVYEHVKQQFKAKK is encoded by the coding sequence GTGAGTAATCATATCTGCTGGACTGCCGAAGCTGAAGCAAAACTCAAAGAAATTCCCTTTTTCGTGCGACCTGCGGCACGCAATAAAATCGAAAAGTTTGCCCAGGAACAAGGTGCGCTCGAAATTAACATCGAGGTGTACGAGCATGTCAAGCAACAATTTAAAGCTAAAAAATAA
- the dapF gene encoding diaminopimelate epimerase, whose protein sequence is MSIAFSKYQGLGNDFILIDNRHSDIPVIEPAAAIIWCDRHFGIGGDGVIFVLPGQNGADYTMRIFNSDGSEPEMCGNGIRCMAKFIAALEGKVDTAVTYKIYTLAGIITPKVLLDGQVEVDMGEPRLLSAEIPTTLNASQEKVIGRSIEVDGKTWTVTCVSMGNPHCMTFVEDASSIPLETIGPKFEHHPAFPQRTNTEFVQVIRPDYVKMRVWERGAGITLACGTGACATVVAGVLTGKCDRLCTVELPGGGLQIEWSQADNRVYMTGPAELVFKGEAAAE, encoded by the coding sequence ATGTCGATCGCATTTAGCAAATATCAAGGCTTGGGTAACGATTTTATCCTGATCGATAATCGTCATAGCGATATTCCTGTTATCGAGCCAGCAGCGGCAATTATTTGGTGCGATCGCCATTTTGGCATCGGCGGCGATGGGGTAATTTTTGTTTTGCCGGGACAAAATGGTGCTGACTATACCATGCGGATTTTTAATTCCGATGGTTCGGAGCCGGAGATGTGCGGCAATGGCATTCGCTGTATGGCTAAATTTATTGCCGCTTTAGAAGGCAAGGTCGATACGGCTGTCACTTACAAAATTTATACTCTCGCTGGCATCATTACCCCTAAAGTATTGTTAGATGGGCAAGTAGAAGTTGATATGGGCGAACCGCGCTTACTATCTGCCGAAATTCCCACGACTTTGAATGCTTCTCAAGAGAAAGTAATCGGTCGATCGATCGAAGTCGATGGAAAAACTTGGACGGTTACTTGCGTGAGCATGGGCAATCCACATTGTATGACTTTTGTCGAAGATGCTAGTAGTATTCCCTTAGAAACGATCGGGCCAAAATTCGAGCATCATCCCGCTTTTCCCCAACGGACTAATACTGAATTCGTCCAAGTCATTCGTCCCGATTATGTCAAAATGCGGGTCTGGGAACGTGGTGCTGGCATCACTCTTGCCTGCGGTACGGGGGCTTGTGCCACGGTAGTTGCAGGTGTCCTGACTGGCAAGTGCGATCGCCTTTGTACGGTAGAATTACCCGGTGGTGGTCTCCAAATCGAATGGTCGCAAGCCGATAACCGCGTATATATGACCGGGCCTGCTGAGTTAGTATTTAAAGGAGAGGCCGCAGCAGAATAA
- a CDS encoding ABC transporter ATP-binding protein, giving the protein MLLQLDRICYTPPNFTRPLLTDISFALAAGEIITVTGITGAGKSTLLRLLNRLSEPTNGQILLNGENYRSLVPMRLRQRVMLVSQEPKLLGMKVRDTLAYPLQLQSIAADEIKQRIITIAEQFEILNDWFDRTELQLSVGQRQIIAIARGLITQPQILLLDEPIANLDFTTAEKVLTAIANITKSQQMGTIIVNHQLELAARFSDRLLYLQDGKLLLDKLSSSVDWQNLQQQIRAAETESMAEWE; this is encoded by the coding sequence TTGCTACTGCAACTCGATCGGATCTGCTATACTCCACCAAATTTCACCCGCCCGCTATTGACAGATATTTCATTTGCATTGGCAGCAGGTGAAATTATTACTGTAACTGGAATTACTGGGGCTGGTAAAAGTACGTTATTACGGTTGCTAAATCGCCTCAGCGAGCCAACTAACGGGCAGATTTTGTTAAATGGTGAAAACTATCGATCGCTGGTACCGATGCGATTACGACAGCGCGTGATGTTGGTAAGTCAAGAACCGAAACTTTTGGGAATGAAAGTAAGAGATACATTAGCTTATCCATTGCAGCTACAATCTATAGCTGCTGACGAAATCAAGCAGCGAATTATCACGATCGCCGAACAATTTGAAATTCTTAATGATTGGTTCGATCGCACGGAATTACAACTTTCTGTCGGACAAAGACAAATTATTGCAATTGCTAGAGGCTTAATTACGCAACCGCAAATCTTATTACTCGACGAACCGATCGCTAATTTAGATTTTACCACTGCCGAAAAAGTACTGACCGCGATCGCCAACATTACTAAATCCCAGCAAATGGGTACGATAATAGTCAATCATCAGTTGGAATTAGCAGCCCGATTTAGCGATCGATTGCTTTACTTACAAGATGGTAAATTATTACTCGATAAATTAAGTAGCTCTGTCGATTGGCAAAATCTTCAACAGCAGATTCGCGCGGCAGAAACTGAGTCGATGGCAGAATGGGAGTAG
- the hisA gene encoding 1-(5-phosphoribosyl)-5-[(5-phosphoribosylamino)methylideneamino]imidazole-4-carboxamide isomerase: MDIFPAIDLLDGKCVRLYQGDYDKSQVFNDNPADMARDWIEQGATKLHLVDLDGAKAGHPVNLSAIASIVEVVKNTTDRQIQIQVGGGLRDGASVSELLKLGVDRAILGTVAVEQPQLVADLCQRYPRQIVVGIDARDGKVATKGWLETSEVSATELASRMAAMGVAAIIYTDIHRDGTLAGPNLEALRELAGGVEIPVIASGGVSSVRDLLNLLSLSTLGVTGVIVGRALYTGEVSLTEAIRAVGEGRWQDVPPDLGATNFA, from the coding sequence ATGGATATTTTCCCAGCGATCGATCTTTTGGATGGTAAATGTGTGCGGCTGTATCAGGGCGATTATGACAAGTCACAGGTATTTAATGACAACCCCGCAGATATGGCTCGCGATTGGATCGAACAAGGGGCTACCAAGCTACATTTGGTAGATTTAGATGGTGCCAAAGCCGGACATCCGGTCAATCTGTCGGCGATCGCCAGTATTGTAGAAGTAGTCAAGAATACAACCGATCGGCAAATTCAAATCCAAGTTGGTGGCGGACTGCGCGATGGAGCGAGCGTGTCAGAATTATTAAAATTAGGTGTCGATCGGGCTATTCTGGGAACGGTAGCCGTAGAACAACCGCAATTAGTAGCAGATTTATGTCAGCGATATCCGCGTCAAATTGTTGTTGGTATCGATGCACGCGATGGCAAAGTTGCCACCAAAGGCTGGTTGGAAACTTCGGAAGTATCAGCCACGGAGTTGGCTAGTCGGATGGCGGCAATGGGTGTGGCAGCGATTATTTATACAGATATTCACCGCGATGGTACGCTCGCAGGACCCAATTTGGAAGCCCTGCGAGAGTTAGCTGGCGGGGTAGAAATTCCCGTCATCGCTTCGGGGGGAGTCAGTAGCGTGCGGGATTTACTCAACCTGCTGTCGCTATCTACACTCGGCGTTACAGGCGTAATTGTCGGTCGCGCGCTATATACGGGAGAAGTCAGCCTCACCGAAGCAATTCGCGCTGTGGGTGAGGGTAGATGGCAAGATGTGCCCCCAGATTTGGGTGCGACTAATTTTGCTTAG
- a CDS encoding Hpt domain-containing protein codes for MDDNKQQIVHYFIEEAQEHLETVEQGLLDLAEVISDAERVNEMFRAAHSIKGGAAMLGFSGIQATAHKLEDCFKILRDHPVPIDRRLESLFLQGYDALKALVEELANSPTLSLRPEVVDSILSGSAANFVELQEYLEEMLNIHTQDNTKEAPAVAAPKEMAVGNTAVMAPPVNVVATVTTTLQQMLALFKQGDNPANRQQLVSVAQSLSAIQPNAANWQALVQTTTQAIANPHNTYNAVAPLVIREIKQAGDLLAAGRDSEITASAQLQQSVATVAPVAPTPVVAPTAAAQITIPVDVRGAAQGILQNFSRQQVTELVVLLHRVISNSKQN; via the coding sequence ATGGACGATAACAAGCAGCAGATCGTGCACTACTTCATTGAAGAAGCACAGGAACATCTAGAAACAGTAGAACAAGGATTATTAGACTTAGCAGAAGTTATCTCCGATGCAGAACGAGTCAACGAAATGTTTCGAGCCGCTCACTCGATTAAAGGTGGGGCAGCTATGCTGGGCTTTAGTGGTATCCAAGCAACCGCACATAAATTAGAAGATTGTTTCAAGATTTTACGCGATCATCCGGTACCGATCGATCGCCGACTGGAAAGTCTATTTCTCCAAGGTTACGATGCGCTTAAAGCCTTAGTTGAAGAATTAGCCAACTCGCCTACCTTGAGCTTGCGTCCAGAAGTTGTCGATAGCATTTTATCTGGCTCGGCTGCTAATTTTGTCGAGTTGCAAGAGTATCTTGAAGAGATGCTCAATATTCATACTCAAGATAATACTAAAGAAGCACCAGCGGTCGCCGCGCCCAAAGAAATGGCTGTCGGTAACACTGCGGTCATGGCTCCACCCGTTAATGTCGTGGCAACCGTGACGACGACCCTTCAGCAAATGTTAGCCTTATTCAAGCAAGGCGACAATCCAGCCAATCGCCAACAATTAGTCAGTGTGGCACAATCTTTGAGCGCGATCCAGCCAAATGCAGCTAATTGGCAAGCTCTAGTCCAAACCACCACTCAAGCGATCGCCAATCCCCACAACACTTATAATGCTGTAGCTCCACTCGTCATTCGCGAGATCAAACAAGCTGGCGATTTACTCGCCGCAGGTCGCGATAGCGAGATTACCGCCTCAGCGCAGCTCCAGCAATCCGTCGCCACCGTGGCTCCAGTCGCACCGACACCTGTTGTCGCTCCGACCGCAGCAGCACAAATTACGATTCCTGTGGACGTTCGCGGCGCAGCTCAAGGCATCTTGCAAAACTTCAGTCGCCAACAAGTTACCGAATTGGTGGTACTGCTACACCGCGTCATCTCAAACTCTAAGCAAAATTAG
- a CDS encoding TIGR02652 family protein → MNFALQYPIFGPEIQCPHCRQTIPALTLTDTYLCSRHGAFEANPHTGELVHLQSSRHWCLWDGEWYRQHTHPDGIRFEIHDALDKLYTQGFRATKVIIAERYRELIGSYLVGEASSRDRHHSWTGATEQPVLPRLFGLPVEFSPAANTEPCWKVINFDLEKEPGIPIQYPYFRISP, encoded by the coding sequence ATGAACTTTGCTCTTCAATATCCCATTTTCGGCCCAGAGATTCAGTGTCCCCATTGTCGGCAAACGATTCCAGCTCTGACACTTACCGATACTTATTTGTGCTCTAGACATGGGGCGTTCGAGGCAAATCCGCATACGGGTGAATTGGTACATCTTCAATCCAGCCGACATTGGTGTCTATGGGATGGTGAATGGTATCGCCAACACACTCACCCCGATGGCATCCGATTTGAGATTCATGATGCTTTGGATAAACTCTACACGCAAGGCTTTCGCGCGACTAAGGTGATTATCGCCGAACGCTATCGCGAATTGATCGGTAGTTATCTCGTCGGCGAAGCTTCCAGTAGAGATCGACATCATTCCTGGACTGGTGCAACCGAGCAACCCGTTCTTCCCCGTCTATTCGGTCTCCCCGTCGAGTTTAGCCCCGCCGCCAATACCGAACCCTGCTGGAAAGTAATTAATTTCGACCTCGAAAAGGAACCAGGCATTCCGATTCAGTACCCGTATTTTCGGATCTCTCCCTGA
- a CDS encoding carbohydrate ABC transporter permease → MMAPLAVVVITSLTPVGATANGFSFPERLAFANYQAAWSQGNFLLAFANSTFTALAVTAAQIFTSALAGYALARLKFRGRQALLLLVLATLVIPFQLLVIPIFLLLKWGHLLNTYSSLILPSAASGFGIYLLRQFFSTIPIELEQAASLDGANRLQILWRIVLPLSRPALITLFLFTFIGEWNDLFKPLIFTTRPELRTVQLALAEFQEQFTNSWQLMMAAVGIATLPIVVLFPIGQKQFIQGVANTGIKE, encoded by the coding sequence ATGATGGCACCGCTAGCGGTGGTTGTCATCACCTCGCTGACTCCAGTTGGGGCGACGGCTAATGGTTTTAGCTTTCCCGAACGACTAGCATTTGCCAATTATCAAGCGGCTTGGAGTCAGGGTAACTTTCTCCTCGCCTTTGCCAATTCCACTTTTACAGCATTAGCTGTAACTGCGGCACAGATCTTTACATCTGCGCTAGCAGGTTATGCCCTCGCTCGCTTAAAATTTCGGGGTCGTCAAGCCCTGCTGTTGCTGGTACTAGCTACGTTGGTCATTCCGTTTCAACTTTTAGTCATTCCTATTTTTTTGCTCTTAAAGTGGGGACACCTGCTCAACACATATAGTTCCCTAATTCTCCCCAGTGCGGCCAGTGGTTTTGGGATTTACTTACTCCGACAATTTTTTTCGACTATTCCGATCGAACTCGAACAAGCTGCCAGTCTCGACGGTGCCAATCGATTGCAGATTTTGTGGCGAATTGTGCTGCCGCTATCTCGCCCCGCACTAATAACGCTATTTTTGTTTACTTTCATCGGCGAGTGGAATGACTTATTCAAGCCGCTAATTTTTACGACCCGTCCCGAACTGCGTACTGTCCAACTGGCTCTGGCTGAATTTCAAGAACAATTTACCAATAGCTGGCAACTGATGATGGCCGCAGTTGGCATTGCAACATTACCGATCGTAGTGTTATTTCCGATCGGTCAAAAGCAGTTTATTCAAGGTGTTGCTAACACGGGGATTAAAGAGTAG
- a CDS encoding aldehyde oxygenase (deformylating), with protein sequence MVQMAASLELNFTSEIYKDAYSRIDAIVIEGEQEAHENYITLSGLLPDFQDDLVKLSKMELRHKKGFEACARNLAVTPDLGFAKEFFAQLHENFQVAAAAGNIVTCLLIQSLIIECFAIAAYNIYIPVADDFAKKITEAVVKDEYMHLNFGEVWLHDNFEASKAELQTANRQNLPLVWKMLNNVAKDAKVLGMEKDALVEDFMIAYGEALSNIGFNTGEIMRMSAYGLMGA encoded by the coding sequence ATGGTGCAGATGGCAGCCAGTTTGGAACTTAACTTTACCAGTGAAATCTACAAAGATGCCTACAGTCGGATCGATGCGATCGTAATCGAAGGCGAACAGGAAGCGCATGAAAACTATATTACACTAAGTGGTTTATTGCCAGATTTCCAGGACGATCTAGTCAAGTTATCCAAAATGGAACTGCGCCACAAGAAGGGGTTTGAAGCCTGCGCGCGGAACTTAGCGGTAACTCCAGATCTGGGATTTGCTAAGGAATTTTTTGCCCAACTCCACGAAAACTTTCAAGTTGCGGCAGCAGCAGGAAACATCGTCACTTGTCTGTTGATCCAATCCTTAATTATCGAGTGTTTTGCGATCGCCGCTTACAACATCTATATTCCAGTTGCGGATGATTTTGCTAAAAAGATTACTGAAGCGGTAGTCAAAGACGAGTACATGCACCTCAATTTTGGCGAAGTCTGGCTCCATGACAACTTTGAAGCTTCCAAAGCCGAACTACAAACTGCCAACCGTCAAAATCTACCCTTGGTGTGGAAGATGTTAAACAATGTCGCCAAAGATGCCAAGGTGTTGGGGATGGAAAAGGATGCGCTAGTTGAAGACTTTATGATTGCCTACGGTGAAGCGTTGAGCAATATCGGCTTCAACACTGGCGAAATTATGCGGATGTCCGCTTACGGCTTGATGGGAGCTTAG